The DNA segment TTGTAAAAAGGGATAGCTTTCTCTAAAAAAATACTTCCGTTCCAAACGGCTGTAAATCGTTTTAAAACCACCGGATTAAAAACTCCGCCGGAAACTACCGTGGAATGATTGATTCCAGTATCATATACCATAAAGCTTTTGTTGTGTTTTTGTAATGTTTCACAAAAAGAGATACCAGCGATTCCTAAGCCTACGATGATGTAATCAACTTGTTTCATACTAAAATCTATAATGATGGTTATTTATTACTATAAAAATAAAATGCCACAAATTCATTTTGTGGCATTTTATAAATTCTTTTAAAAAAGAGTTTAAATTTCTGCCTTCTCAGTGGTTTGCGAGCGATCAATCTTTTTAACCAACCCTTGCAAAACATTACCAGGACCCACTTCAATAAAATGGTCTGCACCATCTTTAATCATGTTTTGAACACTTTGCGTCCATTTTACTGGTGCGGTCAATTGAAAAATGAGGTTTTTCTTAATCTCTTCAGGGTCAGTAACAGCAAACGTACTTACATTTTGGTACACCGGACAAGATGGTTTTGAAAAATGTGTGTTTTCAATAGCAGCTGCTAACTCTTCGCGAGCCGGTTCCATTAACGGACTGTGAAAAGCGCCACCAACCGGTAATAATAACGCGCGACGCGCTCCAGCTTCTTTTAAAGCTTCACAAGCGGCTTCAACGGCAGATGTTTCTCCAGAAATTACTAATTGCCCTGGACAATTATAGTTTGCGGCTACTACCACGCCTTCAATATCGGCACAGATTGTTTCTACTACATGATCTTCAAGGCCTAAAACAGCAGCCATTGTAGATGGTTTTAATTCACAAGCGTTTTGCATGGCTTGCGCTCTTCTAGAAACTAAAATAAGCGCATCTTCAAAAGCTAAAGCTCCGTTGGCTACTAATGCAGAAAACTCACCTAGTGAGTGTCCAGCGACCATATCAGGTTTAAAATTGTCGCCCATCACGGTTGCCAAAATAGTTGAATGTAAAAATATGGCAGGCTGGGTTACTTTGGTTTCTTTTAGTTCTTCAGCAGTACCTTCGAACATAATTTTGGTAATATCAAAACCTAAAAGTTCGTTGGCACGGTCAAATAACTGTTTTGCCTTATCTGAAGTTTCATATAAATCTTTTCCCATTTCTGGAAATTGAGCTCCCTGTCCGGGAAATACGTATGCTTTCATAGTTGGTTGTTTTATGCTGTAAAAGTAAAAATAAAAATCCCCGTTTCATAAACTGAAAGGGGATAGTGTAAGTTTATTATAAATCCATCTTACCAGATTTGCCAATGTCTTTGTCATCTCCGGTTACGGCCGCAGCCTGTAACTTAAAAAATGTCACTAATTTGTTGCTGTCGTTGTTCCAGTAAGCGGCTTCTTTAGGATGGAATTTAATAGCGGTTAAATTAGGATCCTCCGCACCGTCAAACCAAGCGTTGTCTTTTTTGTTGTATAACTCATCTAAAACAGCTTGATCGGTAACAATTTCAGCATCTCCGTATACACTCACAAACTTCATAGCATTGGGATCGCTGTACAATAACTGCGTTTTAGAATTTTTAAGCAAATCACTATTGTGGTCACTATTGTTTCCGCTTAAAAACCAAATGTTCCCTTCTTTGTCTACTTCTTTTGTATGCATAGGCACCACACTCAAAGGTTGCTTGTTTAATCGTGTGGCGAACATGGCGACTTTAATGTCTTCTACCATGTCTTTTAATCTTTTTTTTGCTTCGTCGTTGGTTAAATTTTCAGTGCTCATATCTTTTGTTTTTCTTTTCAAGGTACGAGTTTTGACTCCTTTAAAGCGTCAATTTTTTATTAAAGTATGTCCAATTATTTGTTAATACATTATCGATACTTTTTCGCAATGTTTTGTACACGAGATAAATAGCTGCTTCCAAAAAGATTAAGGTGAACCAACAAATAATATAATTGCCATAAGGAAACACGTTGTTTCCAATTATTTTTGAGCGGAAAGATGGAATGATAGTGACTAAAAACTTCTTCTGAAAACCCACCGAAAAGTTGCATCATGGCCAGGTCCATCTCACGAGATGCAAACGAAACAGCGGGATCGATTAAAGTAGGATTTCCATCCTCTGAAACCAAATAATTCCCACCCCATAAGTCACCATGAAGTAGAGACGGCGGTTCATTTGGTATTTCTGAAAAAATGTTTTTATAAAATACGTCCAACTTTGAAAAATCGAAACCTTGTTCTTTTGCCATTTTAAACTGTGGCTCTAACCGCTGATTAATATAAAAATCGGCTGCTGAAGTTTGTGTTCCGTTATACTGTGGAAGGCTGCCAATATAATTGTTGTGGTCTAGCCCGAAAGTAGGTTGGGTGGTTTTATGAAGTATTGCTAAGTTTTCAGCAAATTGCTGCCAAAAAATATGTGAAGCTGAACCCTCCAAAATATATTCTAACAACAAATATGAGGTGTTTTCAATAACTCCAAATTTGACTACCGAAGGAATTTTAAAACTGTTTGAACTTCTTAATAAATCTAAACCCTCTGCTTCTGCTTCAAACATTCCGGGAAATTTTGAAGCATCATTCGTTTTAACCACGTACTTTTTTGAAGCACATTTCAGTAAAAACACATCGTTGATATCACCTCCGGAAAGAGGTGTTGATTCAAGTAAATTCAGATTGTTTTCTTCGGCTATTTTGGTAAGAATATTCAAACTACTTTCGTTCGTAAGTTAAATATGAAAACGAATAGTTATGCTTTTCATCTTTTTCGTGTTTCACTTCAGAAATTAATTGCCATTTATTCATATCAATTTCAGGAAAATAGGTGTCTGCTTCAAACCTTCCGTGAACTCGGGTTAGTTCAATTTTATCGGCAGTGTCTATGGCTAATTTATAAATTTCACCACCCCCAATAACAAAAGGTTGTGGGTCATTGTGTGCCTTTAGCAAAGCTTCATCTAAGCTATGTACCACAACAGCACCTTCTTTTTTATAATCTTTATTTCGTGTAATGACTAAATGCGTTCTGTTGGGAAGCGGTTTTGGGAATGACTCAAAAGTTTTCCGCCCCATAATAATATGATGCCCTGTAGTCAATTTTTTAAACCGTTTAAAATCATCGGGCAGATGCCAAACAAGATCATTGTCTTTACCTAATTCGTTGTTTTCACCAGCTGCAGCTATTAGAGTAATCATTGTACGTCTGGCGGTAAGGGGTTGTTGTCCTTTTTTTCGGTCAATGGCTTCATGGGGTCTTGCACTTCCTTTTTTTTTGGTAATGGCAGCTCATCATCTACCTTTTTTTGTAGTTTATTAATGCGTTCTGCTTGCTTGGCTTTTAGTTTTTCGAGTTGACGGTCTTCCCATTCTTTACCCATAAACTTGCTCATAACAAACACATTAAATACGTGTATTAATAGTATAAAAGCCCAAATAAGTACCACCCAAACGGACCAGTTGGGGAAGAGAATATCGGCTCCTTTTTTAAGCACTAAGTCAACAACTAAAAGAAAAATAGAGCCTAATAAAAAGAAGATAAAATGCCGCATTAAATTCTTTTTCTGCTTAATGCGTTTGCGAGCATATTCATATTGTTCGCGTTGTTCCGAATCAATTCGTTCGGTTTTTTTAGATTTTGAAAACATAGTTGGTTACTTTTATGTCTAAAGTAAAAATACCTATTTTTAATTGTTTAATCCAACTAGATGAAAGATTTTAAAAAACACTTTCCGGCTTTACAAGGTCGCGTGTATTTAAACACACCCGCTTCTGGGCTGCTCTCAAAGCCTGTATATAATTGGCGCAAAGAACAAGAAGAAGGTTTTTTATTTAACGGGAATGATTATGGTGCTACTCTTGAAGCGCTTAAAAATGTACGTGAAACAATATCCAGTTTCTTCCATGCTTCGGAATCGAATGTTGCTTTGGTTCCTAACTTTTCATTTGGGTTAAATACCTTGCTGGAAGGATTACCTCAAAAACAAAAAGTATTGTTGTTGAAAGGCGATTATCCTTCTATTAATTGGCCAGTACAAATGCGTGATTTTGATGTCTGCTTTGCTGAAACAACTGGAAATATAGAGCAAAATATTGAAGCTGCCGTGACCAAACACCGCCCAACGGTCTTTGTTTTCAGTGTTGTACAGTGGCTTAGCGGAATAAAAATTGATTTCGATTTTTTAAAAGAATTAAAAGTCTATCACCCAGATTTATTATTAATAGCAGACGGAACACAATATCTAGGCACAGAAAAATTTAACTTTGAAGAAAGCCCTTTGGATGTTATTGGGACAAGTACCTATAAGTGGTTGCTTTCAGGCTATGGCAACGGTTTCTTTTTGTTTAAAGAATCTGTAAAGGAGAAAATATTCCCAAATACCATTGGTTTTAACTCTGCCGCTAATTTTGATAGTTCGCCAGAAGAAATCACATTTACTAAACATTTTGAACCTGGGCATTTGGGTCTTTTTAATTATGGTAGCTTACGAAAATCACTTCAGTTTATGGAAGAGTTAGGGGTTGATATTATTCAAAATAAAATAAAGGTCTTATCAGAAAAAGCCAAATTAGCTTTTATGGACTTGGGATTGTTAAATGATACTATTGTGAATAGAGAAAACCATTCTCCTATTTTTAATATAAAAGGGGATGCTGTTTTGTTCCAGAAACTAAAAAAGAATAATATAATTTGTTCCCAACGGGGTGGTGGTATTAGGGTAGGGTTCCATTTTTACAATTCAGAAGAAGATTTGGAAGCCCTTTTAGAGATTTTAAAGCATTAATTACTCAACTACTTCAACGCCTTTCCAGAAAGCAACATAGCCTTCTATAGACTTGGCAGCGTGAGAGGCTTCAGGATAAAACCAAGCAGCATCTGGATTTTTTTCGCCATTCACTTCAACCGTATAATAGGAAGCTTGTCCTTTCCACGGACAGTGGCTGTGTGATTCACTTTTTGTAAAATATTGTTCGTTTATAGTATTTGGCGGAAAGTAATGATTGTTTTCAATAACAATCGTGTCATCACTTTCAGCTACTATTGTGTTATTCCAGATGGCTTTCATAATGTGTTTTTTTTATTTCTTCTCGATCGGTTTCGGTACTATTTTAAGATAACCTACGGTTACTTAAAATCACTCAATCGCCTAACTAAGACAAAGGTGATTGAGTGATTCCGAAAGCGAAGCGTTTCGGGGTTGTATCGAAACCACCGATTTGAATCTTACTTTTTTCGGACTCCCCGCGTGGTAAAAGAAAGACCTTGTTGCCCGGCAGTCGATATCATTACGGCTTCAAATAAAGGTTCTAATTTGTTTTTTTTCGTTGCCCAGTCAAAAACAAAGTTGGCACCAGTACCACCACCTTTATCTTCTTCATCAACTACAATTTCTATAGTTTCCATAGGCTGTACATATACTGGATGATCTAAATATTGCATAATTCGAGTTCCATAAGTATCGTAATAATCGGCTTTATAAATGTAGATAGTATCTTTTAGACTGATATTTCGAATACTAACAGTTGTTGTAAGATTGAATGTAAAGCTCTTGTTTTGTTGGTAAATTTCAGAGTAAACAGGTAGATACGTACTTCCTTTAGTTAGAAGGCTGTCAGGCATATTCGTGTTTAATTTTCTGTTCTCCCAATCGTGAGTAAGATCAACCGTTGCCAATTGTTTTTTCATCGGGTCTTCACAAGCAGATAATGACAATAAAAAGAAAAGGATGCTTAGGTACTTCATAAACTGATTTTGTTGAAAATTACGCATTTTTTCGCTTAAATACATAATTTTTATAATACCCTTTGCTGTCAGTGAACGAGGTTTCAATTTCTAGTCCAGATTCATCGGCCAACCAATCTACCACTTTGTCGGTATATTTTTGCGATATTTCAGTATGTATGGTTTCCCAAGGATCAAATTGAATAGTGAGATCCAGCTCATTAACGGTTACTTCCATTTGTTTTGTAGCAACTAAAAAACTTTTAGCAGTTCCGCTTTCAGGGTCATAGGTTTCCCAATGCTTAAAGCTCTCTACATCAAAATTGGCATCCAGTTCTCGATTAACACGCACCAAAATATTTTTGTTGAAAGCGGCTGTAATTCCAGTTTCATCACTATAAGCATTTAGTATGGTTTCGGGTTTTTTCTTTTGGTCAAAACCCATAAAAAGCATATCATCTTCTTGCATGGTATCTTTCAATTTTGAAAGAAAATCAATGGCGCGTGGATGTAATAAATTACCAATATTAGACCCCAAAACGACAATTACTTTTTTGCGGCTGTTATATTCCTTCAAACGTTCTAATACTTCAAAATACTCTCCTATTTCAGGGTCAACTTCCACGTTTGGCAATTCTTCTTCTAGTTTTTCTGAAAGACTATCAATCGCATTTTGACTGATATCGATAGGTTTATAAACAAAGTTGAAGTTATTTTCTGAAAGGTGTTTTAGCAATATTTTTGTTTTTTTACCGTCGCCAGCCCCTAATTCAATGAGGTCGAAACCGTTTTCTTTTCCGCGGAAATATTCAGCAATAGGTTCTGTGTGGGTTTCTAAAATTTCAAACTCACAATCGGTTAAATAATATTCTGGCATTGCCATAATATCCTGAAAAAGCTTATCTCCAGCTTTATCATAGAAATATTTTGAAGAAAGGTATTTGGGGAACGTAGTTAGCCCTTCATACACTTCTTTTTTGAAAGAAGTGTCTAGTTTAGTTTGAGTTTTTGTTGTCATAGATGGATAGTCGGAATTATTTGGCTAACCTTAACCCGGTAAATTGCCAACGTAGATTAGTTTGAAAAAAATTGCGGTAGGTGGCGCGGGTATGTTTTGGCGAAGTTGCCACCGAGCCTCCTCGTAGCACTTTTTGATTGACCATAAATTTCCCGTTGTATTCACCAATGGCTCCTGGAGCTTTTGTGTAGCCAGGATAGGGGAGATAGGCACTTTCGGTCCACTCCCAACGGCTGCCCCAATTAAATTGATTTTGAGCGATTTCCCACTCAAATTCTGTAGGTAACCGGCAACCTTTCCATTGTGCAAAAGCAAACGCTTCATAATATGAAATATGTGCTACCGGAGCTTTTAAATTCAGTTTTTGAAGTCCATTTAGGGTGTATTGATGCCATTCCCCATCAATATCGTGCCAATACTGCGGTTGTGAAATGTCGTTTTGGTTTACCCAATCCCAAGCTTCGGCATGCCAAATGTTATGGTCTTTATAGCCGCCAGCTTCAATAAAGTCTAAATATTCAGCATTGGTGATAAGTTTGTTTGAAATTTCAAAGTCGTGTAAATACACTTTATGTCTACCTAATTCATTATCGTAACAAAATTCTTCGGAATTATTGTGGCCAATTTCATACACACCTTCTGGAACAGCAATCCATTCCTGTTTAAACTCCTGACCTGGGTTTTCAAGAAACGAATCGTTGTATTTCGGAAGCAACGGATTATTTCCGAGGATATATTTTATATCGGTCAACAACAGTTCTTGGTGTTGTTTTTCGTGATGGATACCAATAAGAAGGATGTCTTCAATTTCTGAAGTAATATCGTCAGAATTTAAAAATTCTTTCAGTTCGTTGGTAACATAATGGCGATAATCATACACTTTCGCTACGCCTGGTCTTGTTAGGTTTCCTCTGTTATTTCTCACAACACGTTTACCAACGGCTTCGTAATAGCTGTTGAATACAAAAGCAAAGTCTTTATCAAATAATTGATAATTGGGTTTATGTGGTTTCAGAATAAATTCTTCAAAAAACCAAGAGGTATGACCCATATGCCATTTGGGAGGGGAAACATCGACTATGGGTTGCACCACATAATCTTCAATTTCCAAGGGTTTACAAATAGATTCGGTATGTTCGCGGGTTTCCAGAAAAAAGGAAACGAGGTTTTTGGTTTTGATCATAATAATAAAGTGCCGGGTTTTGCCGACACTTTAAAGATACCAATTCTTTTTTGTGAAAGATGTTTAGGGTTTGTTAAAGGCTGTTTCTTTTTACTTCCCAGTTTTATACGTTATTGGGACCGTAAAGTTAATTGGACGTGGCTTACCGCCCATCATCCCCGGTTTGCTCATTTTGGGCATGGCCAGGATATTACGTTTGGCTTCTTTTTGAAGAGCAGCACTTCCGCCGGAAACATCTTTAATTTCAACCAAGCCTTCCTTATTAATTATGAATTTTACGACTACCCGGCCTTGATCGTTGTTTTTGTAGGCTTGTGGTGGATATTTAAAGTTTTTGGCAATGTGTTGCGCCAACATATTATTGAAACAAGCATCGCGTTTTGCAACGTTTCCTTTTTCACAACCAGGCCAAACTGGAGGTATTTCTTTAAGCGTTACTACATTTTTTTGTACATCGCCCCATTCTTCTTGGGCAAAAAGTGTTGTAGAGAAAATAATACAGAGTATAATTAGTGCATTTTTCATGTAAGTAGGTTTTTTAAATGGCTACCGCTCCTTTAATATGCGGATGCGGGTTATAATCTTCTAAAGTAAAGTCATCAAATTTGAAGCCAAAGATGTCTTTCACCTCTGGATTCAATTTCATTTTTGGTAAGGGTCTTGGTTCTCGAGATAATTGTAATTCAACCTGTTCCATATGATTGCTGTAAATATGCGCATCGCCAAAGGTGTGTACAAAATCTCCTACTTGGTAGCCGCAAACTTGTGCGACCATCATAGTTAATAGTGCATACGAAGCAATATTGAATGGAACACCCAAGAAAATATCAGCACTTCGTTGATACAGTTGGCATGATAATTTTCCGTCGGCTACATAAAACTGAAAAAATGCGTGACAAGGTGGAAGTGCTGCTTTCCCGTTTGCTACATTTTCAGAAAAAGGTTTGTTGGTGTTGGGCATAACACTAGGATTCCAAGCACTGACCAACATTCTACGACTATCTGGATTGTTTTTTAATGTTTCAATAATATCTGAAATTTGGTCGATTTCTTCATTGTTCCAGTTTCGCCATTGATGACCATAAACGGGACCAAGATCGCCCTTGTCGTCGGCCCATTCGTTCCAGATTCTAACGCCATTTTCCTGAAGGTACTGTATGTTGGTATCTCCATTTAGAAACCACAACAATTCATAGACAATTGACTTTAAATGCACTTTTTTGGTGGTAACCATCGGGAATCCTTTGCTGAGGTCAAATCGCATCTGGTGGCCAAATACACTTTTGGTTCCGGTTCCGGTTCTATCGTGTTTTTCTGTTCCGTTTTCTAAAACGTGCTTTATAAGGTCGTGATATTGCTCCATAGTCAAAAATATTTGTGGTTAAATGTAAAGAATACCACTTTTCTATTAAACTGAATCTATCGGGATTTATTATATAGTTATTAACGGAGTGTTTATTGTTGAGTTTTGGTTTCGGTAGTTTCGATAAATATTCTTTCTTCCGTCGGAACACTCAGCTACTTTTTTTAACTAGTTATCCAATAATCATCCCTGCGATTGTTGCTGAAATTAAAGAAGCGATGGTTCCGCCAATCAAAGCTTTCATCCCAAATCTAGATAACTGTTTGCGTTGTCCTGGCGCTAATGAGCCAATTCCTCCAATTTGTATTCCAATCGATGCAAAATTGGCAAAGCCACACAACATATAAGTGGCCATAATAATCGATTTTTCATATTTTAAATGAAGAACATTTGAAACATCTTTTAAGTCGGCCAATTGAATATAGCCAACAAATTCACTAGCGGCGAGTTTAATACCTAATAACTGCCCCATTAACATCATATCTTCACTTGAAACTCCAATAAGCCACATTAGTGGTGCGAATAAATACCCTAAAATAAACTCTAATGAGAGTTTCTGGTATGGAGTATAGGTTGCAATTATTTCATTTAAAGAAGTAAAATGCCAAGCTATGTTTAAGGATTCGATTGTAAAACCATCAAAACCAGCAATTCCACCTAAAATACCATTCACTAAAGCAATCATTGCTACAAATACTAATAGCATAGCTCCTACATTTACAGCTAAACGTAACCCTTCAGTAGTTCCGTTAGCAATAGAGTCTAATAGGTTGGATCCTATTTTTTCTGAAGAAACTTTCGCGTCTGTATCAACTATTTCGGTTTGAGGATATAATATTTTTGAAATTACAATGGCTCCAGGGGCTGCCATTACAGAAGCAGCTAATAGGTGTTTGGCAAATGTAAGTCGTAAAAGTGGGTCATCTCCTCCTAAGAAGCCAATATATGCAGCAAGAACGGCTCCTGCTACAGTTGCCATACCGCCAATCATAACAAGTAATATTTCAGACTTGTTCATTTTTTCTAAATAGGCCTTTACTAAAAGAGGCGCTTCTGTTTGTCCTAAAAAGATGTTTCCGGCAACACTTAAACTTTCTGCACCTGATATTTTTAAAACTTTAGATAAAAGCCAGGCCAATGCCCGAACTACCTTTTGGATAATACCTAGGTAAAATAAAACGGATGTTAATGCCGAGAAGAATATAATGGTAGGTAGTACCTGAAAAGCAAAGATAAACCCGAAGGTATCCATATCTACCACTAGGCCTTCAAACAAGAACTTACTCCCTGCTTGCGTGTATTCGAGGATGTTAATGAAAACGTTCCCAATGGCTTCGAAAATACTTTGTATAAACGAAACTTTTAATACTCCAATAGCAATTACAAGCTGAAAAGCTAAACCAATTCCTACTGTTTTCCAGTTAATTGCCCTGCGGTTAGAGCTAAATAAAAAAGCAATAAATATTAATGAAATCATACCTAAGATGCCACGCCATAAGCTATTAAAAGAGAAACCTTGTGCAGGGACTATCTTATCGGTATTTTTAGTGATTGTTGGTGTTTCACTTGTTGTAGCAGTAATTACTTCGTCGTTTCGTTTATTTTTAAAGTTGTAGACTGCTTTATTTTTTGAGAAAACGAGTGAGGAGTCTGTCAAAGTTTCAACTCGATAGCGTTGTATAATGTTTTTTGGTGTGTCGTAAAAAAATACCAGAAGATTATTCTGATAAATATAATCGCCTGAGGCTTTTATAGAATCTTTACTTTGTAGGCGGTATTCGAATCTACCGTTGTCTAAATTTAAATAATCTTGATAAGGGTCTAGGTTAACTAAAGAAGTGTTTTTTGGGTTTTCAACTTTATGAAAGAGCCATTTTTTTTCAATTGTTTGAGAAAAAACAGTTGAACAGAAAAAACTCAAAAAAGCAATCAATAAAAAATTCCGCATAGAGTTTATAGATTAATTACTTCTTAAAATGATTAGGATACATAATAATACGTTTGCTGAAAGTCTTATTAAAAGCTTATTCTCGTTTTGAAATTTCATCTCGAATACTAGCTGCTCTCTCGTAGTCTTCATTAGCAACAGCTTCATCTAGCATTTCATTTAATTTCTTTAAAGAAAACTTACTAAAGTTCTGTTTTGAAGGTGCAACTGATTCTTTATCTTCTCCACCAATTAACTCTTCTAAGACTGACTCTTCATCCTTTGAAATTTTATCTTTTTTCTTTTTAGGGGTTGTTTTTAAAAAGATTCCGGCCTTATCTAGAATAGCTTTATAGGTAAAAATAGGTGCATTAAACCGAAGTGCTAATGCAATAGCATCGCTTGTGCGAGCATCAACTATTTCTTCCAATCCGTCGCGTTCACATATAATGCTGGAGTAAAAAACACCATCGACCAACTTGTGAATAATCACTTGCTTGATTACGATTTCAAACCGGTCTGCGAAATTTTTAAAAAGGTCGTGGGTGAGTGGGCGAGGGGGTTTTATTTCTTTTTCCAACGCAATAGCAATAGATTGCGCTTCAAAGGCTCCAATAACGATTGGTAATTTTCGTTCCCCATCCATTTCGCTTAATATTAAAGCGTATGCGCCATTTTGCGTTTGGCTATAGGAAATTCCTTTTATGTTTAGTCTTACAAGACTCATTAAAGAGGTATGATTTCAATGTTAAAGGACTTTTAAAAGTCCCCATAAAAATAAAGCTGTTTAAAAAAGGAAGTTTCCTTAATTAAACAGCCTTTAATATCAGGCACAAAGTAACAAAAATTATGCTTTCCATGATTAGCTTCGATAAAATTTCTTTTATAGAAAAAGAAATCACGCTACTGCCAAATAATGGAAGGCTTATCCGTTTTGAGCCTTAAACTCTTTTAGTTTTTCATTCAGCTTAGGCACTACTTCAAAAGCATCGCCTACAATACCGTAATCTGCATTTTTAAAGAAAGGCGCTTCAGGATCGTTATTTATAACCACTTTAGTTTTTGAAGCGTTAATACCAGCTAAGTGCTGTATAGCTCCAGAAATACCTATTGCAATGTATAAATTTGCAGCAACTGGCTTACCTGTTTGCCCTACGTGTTCACTATGAGGTCTCCACCCCATATCGCTTACGGGTTTAGAACAAGCAGTCGCAGCTCCTAAAATATCG comes from the Marixanthomonas ophiurae genome and includes:
- a CDS encoding DUF3124 domain-containing protein yields the protein MKYLSILFFLLSLSACEDPMKKQLATVDLTHDWENRKLNTNMPDSLLTKGSTYLPVYSEIYQQNKSFTFNLTTTVSIRNISLKDTIYIYKADYYDTYGTRIMQYLDHPVYVQPMETIEIVVDEEDKGGGTGANFVFDWATKKNKLEPLFEAVMISTAGQQGLSFTTRGVRKK
- a CDS encoding pyridoxamine 5'-phosphate oxidase family protein: MSTENLTNDEAKKRLKDMVEDIKVAMFATRLNKQPLSVVPMHTKEVDKEGNIWFLSGNNSDHNSDLLKNSKTQLLYSDPNAMKFVSVYGDAEIVTDQAVLDELYNKKDNAWFDGAEDPNLTAIKFHPKEAAYWNNDSNKLVTFFKLQAAAVTGDDKDIGKSGKMDL
- a CDS encoding dihydrofolate reductase — encoded protein: MITLIAAAGENNELGKDNDLVWHLPDDFKRFKKLTTGHHIIMGRKTFESFPKPLPNRTHLVITRNKDYKKEGAVVVHSLDEALLKAHNDPQPFVIGGGEIYKLAIDTADKIELTRVHGRFEADTYFPEIDMNKWQLISEVKHEKDEKHNYSFSYLTYERK
- the egtB gene encoding ergothioneine biosynthesis protein EgtB; protein product: MIKTKNLVSFFLETREHTESICKPLEIEDYVVQPIVDVSPPKWHMGHTSWFFEEFILKPHKPNYQLFDKDFAFVFNSYYEAVGKRVVRNNRGNLTRPGVAKVYDYRHYVTNELKEFLNSDDITSEIEDILLIGIHHEKQHQELLLTDIKYILGNNPLLPKYNDSFLENPGQEFKQEWIAVPEGVYEIGHNNSEEFCYDNELGRHKVYLHDFEISNKLITNAEYLDFIEAGGYKDHNIWHAEAWDWVNQNDISQPQYWHDIDGEWHQYTLNGLQKLNLKAPVAHISYYEAFAFAQWKGCRLPTEFEWEIAQNQFNWGSRWEWTESAYLPYPGYTKAPGAIGEYNGKFMVNQKVLRGGSVATSPKHTRATYRNFFQTNLRWQFTGLRLAK
- a CDS encoding DUF427 domain-containing protein, producing the protein MKAIWNNTIVAESDDTIVIENNHYFPPNTINEQYFTKSESHSHCPWKGQASYYTVEVNGEKNPDAAWFYPEASHAAKSIEGYVAFWKGVEVVE
- a CDS encoding thymidylate synthase, yielding MEQYHDLIKHVLENGTEKHDRTGTGTKSVFGHQMRFDLSKGFPMVTTKKVHLKSIVYELLWFLNGDTNIQYLQENGVRIWNEWADDKGDLGPVYGHQWRNWNNEEIDQISDIIETLKNNPDSRRMLVSAWNPSVMPNTNKPFSENVANGKAALPPCHAFFQFYVADGKLSCQLYQRSADIFLGVPFNIASYALLTMMVAQVCGYQVGDFVHTFGDAHIYSNHMEQVELQLSREPRPLPKMKLNPEVKDIFGFKFDDFTLEDYNPHPHIKGAVAI
- the fabD gene encoding ACP S-malonyltransferase, with product MKAYVFPGQGAQFPEMGKDLYETSDKAKQLFDRANELLGFDITKIMFEGTAEELKETKVTQPAIFLHSTILATVMGDNFKPDMVAGHSLGEFSALVANGALAFEDALILVSRRAQAMQNACELKPSTMAAVLGLEDHVVETICADIEGVVVAANYNCPGQLVISGETSAVEAACEALKEAGARRALLLPVGGAFHSPLMEPAREELAAAIENTHFSKPSCPVYQNVSTFAVTDPEEIKKNLIFQLTAPVKWTQSVQNMIKDGADHFIEVGPGNVLQGLVKKIDRSQTTEKAEI
- a CDS encoding L-histidine N(alpha)-methyltransferase, which encodes MTTKTQTKLDTSFKKEVYEGLTTFPKYLSSKYFYDKAGDKLFQDIMAMPEYYLTDCEFEILETHTEPIAEYFRGKENGFDLIELGAGDGKKTKILLKHLSENNFNFVYKPIDISQNAIDSLSEKLEEELPNVEVDPEIGEYFEVLERLKEYNSRKKVIVVLGSNIGNLLHPRAIDFLSKLKDTMQEDDMLFMGFDQKKKPETILNAYSDETGITAAFNKNILVRVNRELDANFDVESFKHWETYDPESGTAKSFLVATKQMEVTVNELDLTIQFDPWETIHTEISQKYTDKVVDWLADESGLEIETSFTDSKGYYKNYVFKRKNA
- a CDS encoding 2TM domain-containing protein, with the protein product MFSKSKKTERIDSEQREQYEYARKRIKQKKNLMRHFIFFLLGSIFLLVVDLVLKKGADILFPNWSVWVVLIWAFILLIHVFNVFVMSKFMGKEWEDRQLEKLKAKQAERINKLQKKVDDELPLPKKKEVQDPMKPLTEKKDNNPLPPDVQ
- a CDS encoding fructosamine kinase family protein translates to MNILTKIAEENNLNLLESTPLSGGDINDVFLLKCASKKYVVKTNDASKFPGMFEAEAEGLDLLRSSNSFKIPSVVKFGVIENTSYLLLEYILEGSASHIFWQQFAENLAILHKTTQPTFGLDHNNYIGSLPQYNGTQTSAADFYINQRLEPQFKMAKEQGFDFSKLDVFYKNIFSEIPNEPPSLLHGDLWGGNYLVSEDGNPTLIDPAVSFASREMDLAMMQLFGGFSEEVFSHYHSIFPLKNNWKQRVSLWQLYYLLVHLNLFGSSYLSRVQNIAKKYR
- a CDS encoding aminotransferase class V-fold PLP-dependent enzyme; protein product: MKDFKKHFPALQGRVYLNTPASGLLSKPVYNWRKEQEEGFLFNGNDYGATLEALKNVRETISSFFHASESNVALVPNFSFGLNTLLEGLPQKQKVLLLKGDYPSINWPVQMRDFDVCFAETTGNIEQNIEAAVTKHRPTVFVFSVVQWLSGIKIDFDFLKELKVYHPDLLLIADGTQYLGTEKFNFEESPLDVIGTSTYKWLLSGYGNGFFLFKESVKEKIFPNTIGFNSAANFDSSPEEITFTKHFEPGHLGLFNYGSLRKSLQFMEELGVDIIQNKIKVLSEKAKLAFMDLGLLNDTIVNRENHSPIFNIKGDAVLFQKLKKNNIICSQRGGGIRVGFHFYNSEEDLEALLEILKH
- a CDS encoding energy transducer TonB gives rise to the protein MKNALIILCIIFSTTLFAQEEWGDVQKNVVTLKEIPPVWPGCEKGNVAKRDACFNNMLAQHIAKNFKYPPQAYKNNDQGRVVVKFIINKEGLVEIKDVSGGSAALQKEAKRNILAMPKMSKPGMMGGKPRPINFTVPITYKTGK